One Hevea brasiliensis isolate MT/VB/25A 57/8 chromosome 5, ASM3005281v1, whole genome shotgun sequence genomic region harbors:
- the LOC110652306 gene encoding calmodulin binding protein PICBP isoform X2, with protein MNPSELVNEADSDYSTTSESLSVTTESSSSCDQNQDIKNRGATEPRRKVKKLRSIKLVRLPSLKLTTRQARVQLDYLSTLASDAASSLQPDKVEISDASPNYMKTTTSSDAKKGSLQKSSRTLVRRSSFKPLKSLTRLSSTKFRRSLMRKSSGGPEMKRKLKKSRSIKAGNRSSIVLPNDADMSSNQLKERSYCDVKNAHFQASSCHFESSLSSNGRSKRSLSNLKPSLAPGNKSMRVITRTSSLRPLRILTKMNSRRTKRPSMKKRSQMLDSSIQKATCSSVLKDSKFPDRLELLPGGSESEGISAMKVCTYSYCSLHGHRHPALPPLKRFVSMRRRQLKTQRSIKLESQSFHRAKRSSKTKKGMRARKMDCHTDAAVPETAHKNRAIRKMAAPKADLNGESIHGGDDEDTNNSESDGENMLEEVSHPHLCLKEKQQLSEFSTAESKVYCTDKKEEGITASNSLTVDHPEHTNIILQNVEDPGPFDDIACTCHEEIPVGGKVHQDVNEGRISSLKFDIYKGDSELNTSGPTASTSLAKEPVDKSRSLATDVFVESRAINDMISSASICEQLGEQTAQIEERNEDSLQDNQFPVTDSEPDCNSWVVEKTQREKQKHVGLWNLIYQHMVSGIASDDEMLPPLDKMDKKEQGEDANTLPAMNDSDSCSHFSGIDQGMEVYDHDRGSHKIQLYQRNAIKLVQEAFDKILSEIPDHSSDDQSINNDSISDKGENIHSASGEIRMSTSFDSGKESIVQDQEEMGLKEYNINEPEGGKTQSNIGSKSNQQAPKSWSNLKKIIILKRFVKALEKVRNFNPQKPRHLPVQLEPEAEKIHLRHQTMEDRKNSEEWMLDYALQQVISTLAPAQKRKVALLVQAFETLVPLPETATSPRSNVDASSHATPVQTFTTSSHETGSGKGKETKFGISLCKTSRPKEEQDQVSDSCTAEEDVPESCSELNEPSSESGSTHTAPTILTSEFTSIGLKQKGADLNHGNGDQNSIAKDDDPASINYCLVELREALDKPSKSADVATSSYDEVSLNGEVLQEVPKEVSLLSASEVQDRDFEFNSETLESDCRIIVTGERSDEPKSQIPKNFEGSIADYNAHTPVSVSKLQEESSKAAEGQTVLQNKFFQQFTPHEESKFSSADLAQEKQVEKQKNMRLWYLIYKHMVSGSASLLEKEPDKEEQADDANTSYGMNNDCSYEGFSQDTDMENHNAGSHKIELQQIEAIRMVEEAIDEILVPGIQDDSPNDHSVSSDVILDQEHLEKQPDKGGVFYISTYIGCPKESYGESNSTKVEQSSMLDPKEPCLNSENGATAEKEKAVFKEGNKPKPPAQKSWCNLKKLILLKRFIKALEKVEKINLREPRFLPLDPEKEAEKVHLRHQDMEDKKNADEWMLDYALQQVVAKLTPARKRKVQLLVEAFETVSPTIGS; from the exons ATGAATCCTAGTGAGCTTGTAAATGAAGCAGATTCTGATTATTCCACCACATCTGAAAGCTTGTCTGTGACCACTGAATCATCATCCTCATGTGATCAGAATCAAGATATCAAGAACAGGGGAGCAACAGAGCCAAGGAGGAAAGTGAAGAAGTTGAGATCAATCAAGCTTGTGAGACTGCCAAGTTTGAAGCTCACCACAAGACAAGCAAGAGTTCAACTTGATTATCTCTCTACCTTGGCAAGTGATGCAGCAAGTTCACTGCAGCCTGATAAGGTGGAAATATCAGATGCATCGCCTAATTATATGAAGACCACCACTTCTTCTGATGCGAAGAAGGGGAGTTTACAG AAATCATCAAGAACTTTGGTTAGGCGATCTAGTTTTAAGCCTCTAAAGAGTTTGACAAGGTTGTCTAGTACAAAATTCAGGAGATCTTTGATGAGGAAGTCTTCTGGGGGACCTGAAATGAAGAGGAAACTGAAGAAGTCCAGATCAATCAAGGCTGGAAATCGATCTTCCATTGTTTTACCAAATGATGCAGATATGTCATCTAATCAATTGAAGGAAAGGAGCTATTGTGATGTAAAGAACGCTCATTTTCAGGCAAGTTCTTGTCATTTTGAATCTAGTTTGAGCAGCAATGGTAGAAGTAAGAGAAGTTTAAGTAATTTAAAGCCAAGTTTAGCTCCTGGTAACAAATCGATGAGGGTCATAACCAGAACATCTTCTTTGAGACCTCTACGGATCTTAACAAAAATGAACAGTAGAAGAACAAAGAGGCCTTCCATGAAGAAACGCTCCCAAATGCTCGACTCAAGCATACAAAAAGCAACGTGTTCTTCAGTTCTCAAGGATTCCAAGTTTCCTGACCGTCTTGAGCTTCTACCAGGAGGAAGTGAATCTGAAGGAATTTCAGCCATGAAAGTGTGCACATATAGTTATTGTTCACTTCACGGCCATCGCCACCCTGCTTTACCTCCACTAAAACGCTTTGTATCAATGAGGCGACGTCAGTTGAAGACCCAGAGAAGTATAAAATTGGAAAGTCAATCCTTTCACAGAGCAAAACGTTCTAGTAAAACAAAGAAAGGAATGCGGGCAAGGAAAATGGATTGCCACACAGATGCTGCAGTTCCAGAAACAGCCCATAAGAACAGAGCAATCAGAAAAATGGCTGCACCAAAAGCTGACTTAAATGGAGAAAGCATTCATGGTGGAGATGATGAAGATACCAACAATTCTGAAAGCGATGGTGAGAATATGCTTGAAGAGGTATCACATCCTCATCTGTGTCTGAAAGAGAAACAGCAGCTCAGTGAGTTTTCCACAGCAGAAAGTAAAGTATACTGTACAGACAAGAAAGAAGAGGGAATTACTGCATCCAACTCTCTTACTGTTGATCATCCTGAGCACACAAATATCATCTTACAAAATGTCGAAGATCCCGGACCCTTTGATGATATTGCTTGCACCTGCCATGAGGAAATTCCAGTGGGTGGAAAAGTTCACCAAGATGTCAATGAAGgcagaatttcaagtttgaaattTGATATTTACAAAGGTGACTCAGAACTGAACACTTCAGGGCCAACGGCTTCAACAAGTTTAGCTAAAGAGCCAGTTGATAAATCCAGAAGCCTAGCGACTGATGTATTTGTGGAATCAAGAGCAATTAATGATATGATTTCTTCTGCTTCCATATGTGAGCAACTAGGTGAACAAACTGCTCAGATTGAGGAAAGGAATGAAGATTCTCTGCAGGACAATCAGTTCCCAGTGACAGATTCAGAGCCTGATTGCAACTCTTGGGTAGTAGAGAAAACCCAAAGGGAAAAGCAAAAGCATGTGGGATTGTGGAACCTGATATATCAACATATGGTATCAGGTATTGCTTCAGACGATGAAATGCTGCCACCTCTTGATAAAATGGATAAGAAAGAACAAGGGGAAGATGCAAACACCTTGCCTGCAATGAACGATTCAGATTCTTGTTCACATTTTTCTGGAATAGATCAGGGCATGGAGGTGTATGATCATGATAGAGGCAGCCATAAGATTCAGCTTTACCAACGCAATGCCATTAAGTTGGTACAGGAAGCATTTGATAAAATCCTCTCAGAAATTCCTGACCACTCATCTGATGATCAATCAATCAATAATGACAGCATTTCAGACAAGGGAGAAAATATTCATAGTGCAAGTGGGGAAATAAGGATGTCAACTTCCTTCGATTCAGGTAAAGAAAGCATCGTACAAGATCAGGAAGAAATGGGGCTGAAAGAATATAATATAAATGAGCCAGAAGGAGGGAAAACACAATCCAACATAGGAAGCAAGTCTAACCAGCAAGCACCCAAGAGCTGGAGTAATCTGAAAAAGATAATTATCCTCAAGAGATTTGTTAAGGCGTTGGAAAAAGTGAGGAACTTCAATCCTCAGAAGCCACGGCATCTACCAGTACAGCTTGAACCTGAAGCAGAAAAGATTCATCTACGCCATCAGACCATGGAAGATAGAAAAAATTCTGAGGAATGGATGCTTGATTATGCACTTCAACAGGTTATTTCTACACTAGCCCCAGCTCAGAAGAGAAAAGTAGCTTTGCTTGTTCAGGCATTTGAAACATTAGTTCCATTACCGGAAACAGCTACGAGTCCGAGGTCTAATGTAGATGCTTCTTCACATGCAACTCCAGTTCAAACTTTTACTACTTCCTCACATGAAACAGGTTctggaaaagggaaagaaaccaaATTTGGTATCTCTCTTTGTAAAACATCACGCCCTAAAGAGGAGCAAGACCAAGTCAGTGACTCCTGCACAGCAGAAGAGGATGTTCCAGAGTCTTGTTCTGAGCTCAATGAACCAAGCTCAGAATCTGGTTCCACTCATACAGCACCAACTATTTTGACTTCTGAATTCACTTCCATAGGCTTGAAGCAAAAGGGTGCAGATCTCAAtcatggtaatggtgaccaaaaTTCCATTGCCAAAGATGATGACCCTGCATCTATTAATTACTGTTTAGTGGAGCTAAGAGAAGCACTTGACAAGCCTTCGAAGTCAGCTGATGTTGCAACTAGTTCTTATGATGAAGTTTCACTAAATGGAGAAGTTCTCCAAGAAGTGCCTAAAGAAGTAAGTTTGCTTTCTGCTTCAGAAGTCCAAGATCGCGATTTTGAATTCAACAGTGAAACATTGGAGTCAGATTGTCGAATCATTGTCACTGGTGAACGATCAGATGAACCCAAAAGCCAAATCCCAAAAAATTTTGAAGGATCAATTGCAGATTACAATGCACACACTCCTGTTTCTGTCTCTAAACTGCAGGAAGAATCATCTAAAGCCGCTGAAGGACAAACTGTGCTTCAAAATAAGTTTTTCCAACAATTTACTCCGCATGAAGAATCTAAATTCAGTTCTGCTGATTTAGCACAAGAAAAGCAGGTGGAAAAGCAGAAAAATATGAGACTTTGGTACTTAATATATAAGCACATGGTTTCAGGCAGTGCAAGTCTACTTGAGAAGGAGCCAGACAAGGAAGAACAAGCAGATGATGCCAACACATCTTATGGAATGAATAATGATTGTTCTTATGAAGGTTTTTCTCAGGATACAGATATGGAGAATCATAATGCAGGCAGCCACAAGATTGAACTCCAGCAGATTGAAGCCATAAGAATGGTTGAAGAAGCAATCGATGAAATACTGGTTCCAGGTATTCAAGATGACTCACCCAATGATCATTCAGTCAGCAGTGATGTAATTCTAGATCAGGAGCACCTTGAAAAGCAACCTGATAAAGGAGGGGTATTTTACATCTCAACTTACATTGGTTGTCCCAAAGAGAGTTATGGAGAATCTAACAGTACAAAAGTGGAGCAGAGCTCCATGCTGGATCCAAAAGAACCATGCCTGAATTCTGAGAACGGTGCCACAGCGGAAAAAGAAAAAGCTGTATTCAAGGAGGGAAATAAACCTAAACCACCAGCGCAGAAGAGCTGGTGCAATCTGAAAAAGCTGATCCTTCTTAAGAGATTCATCAAGGCATTGGAAAAGGTTGAAAAAATAAATTTGCGGGAGCCACGATTCTTGCCCTTGGACCCTGAGAAGGAGGCAGAAAAAGTTCATTTAAGGCATCAAGATATGGAGGATAAGAAAAATGCTGATGAATGGATGCTCGATTATGCACTTCAACAAGTTGTTGCTAAACTAACTCCAGCTCGGAAAAGAAAAGTGCAGTTGCTTGTTGAAGCTTTTGAGACAGTCAGTCCTACTATTGGAAGTTGA
- the LOC110652306 gene encoding calmodulin binding protein PICBP isoform X1, protein MQKSSRTLVRRSSFKPLKSLTRLSSTKFRRSLMRKSSGGPEMKRKLKKSRSIKAGNRSSIVLPNDADMSSNQLKERSYCDVKNAHFQASSCHFESSLSSNGRSKRSLSNLKPSLAPGNKSMRVITRTSSLRPLRILTKMNSRRTKRPSMKKRSQMLDSSIQKATCSSVLKDSKFPDRLELLPGGSESEGISAMKVCTYSYCSLHGHRHPALPPLKRFVSMRRRQLKTQRSIKLESQSFHRAKRSSKTKKGMRARKMDCHTDAAVPETAHKNRAIRKMAAPKADLNGESIHGGDDEDTNNSESDGENMLEEVSHPHLCLKEKQQLSEFSTAESKVYCTDKKEEGITASNSLTVDHPEHTNIILQNVEDPGPFDDIACTCHEEIPVGGKVHQDVNEGRISSLKFDIYKGDSELNTSGPTASTSLAKEPVDKSRSLATDVFVESRAINDMISSASICEQLGEQTAQIEERNEDSLQDNQFPVTDSEPDCNSWVVEKTQREKQKHVGLWNLIYQHMVSGIASDDEMLPPLDKMDKKEQGEDANTLPAMNDSDSCSHFSGIDQGMEVYDHDRGSHKIQLYQRNAIKLVQEAFDKILSEIPDHSSDDQSINNDSISDKGENIHSASGEIRMSTSFDSGKESIVQDQEEMGLKEYNINEPEGGKTQSNIGSKSNQQAPKSWSNLKKIIILKRFVKALEKVRNFNPQKPRHLPVQLEPEAEKIHLRHQTMEDRKNSEEWMLDYALQQVISTLAPAQKRKVALLVQAFETLVPLPETATSPRSNVDASSHATPVQTFTTSSHETGSGKGKETKFGISLCKTSRPKEEQDQVSDSCTAEEDVPESCSELNEPSSESGSTHTAPTILTSEFTSIGLKQKGADLNHGNGDQNSIAKDDDPASINYCLVELREALDKPSKSADVATSSYDEVSLNGEVLQEVPKEVSLLSASEVQDRDFEFNSETLESDCRIIVTGERSDEPKSQIPKNFEGSIADYNAHTPVSVSKLQEESSKAAEGQTVLQNKFFQQFTPHEESKFSSADLAQEKQVEKQKNMRLWYLIYKHMVSGSASLLEKEPDKEEQADDANTSYGMNNDCSYEGFSQDTDMENHNAGSHKIELQQIEAIRMVEEAIDEILVPGIQDDSPNDHSVSSDVILDQEHLEKQPDKGGVFYISTYIGCPKESYGESNSTKVEQSSMLDPKEPCLNSENGATAEKEKAVFKEGNKPKPPAQKSWCNLKKLILLKRFIKALEKVEKINLREPRFLPLDPEKEAEKVHLRHQDMEDKKNADEWMLDYALQQVVAKLTPARKRKVQLLVEAFETVSPTIGS, encoded by the coding sequence ATGCAGAAATCATCAAGAACTTTGGTTAGGCGATCTAGTTTTAAGCCTCTAAAGAGTTTGACAAGGTTGTCTAGTACAAAATTCAGGAGATCTTTGATGAGGAAGTCTTCTGGGGGACCTGAAATGAAGAGGAAACTGAAGAAGTCCAGATCAATCAAGGCTGGAAATCGATCTTCCATTGTTTTACCAAATGATGCAGATATGTCATCTAATCAATTGAAGGAAAGGAGCTATTGTGATGTAAAGAACGCTCATTTTCAGGCAAGTTCTTGTCATTTTGAATCTAGTTTGAGCAGCAATGGTAGAAGTAAGAGAAGTTTAAGTAATTTAAAGCCAAGTTTAGCTCCTGGTAACAAATCGATGAGGGTCATAACCAGAACATCTTCTTTGAGACCTCTACGGATCTTAACAAAAATGAACAGTAGAAGAACAAAGAGGCCTTCCATGAAGAAACGCTCCCAAATGCTCGACTCAAGCATACAAAAAGCAACGTGTTCTTCAGTTCTCAAGGATTCCAAGTTTCCTGACCGTCTTGAGCTTCTACCAGGAGGAAGTGAATCTGAAGGAATTTCAGCCATGAAAGTGTGCACATATAGTTATTGTTCACTTCACGGCCATCGCCACCCTGCTTTACCTCCACTAAAACGCTTTGTATCAATGAGGCGACGTCAGTTGAAGACCCAGAGAAGTATAAAATTGGAAAGTCAATCCTTTCACAGAGCAAAACGTTCTAGTAAAACAAAGAAAGGAATGCGGGCAAGGAAAATGGATTGCCACACAGATGCTGCAGTTCCAGAAACAGCCCATAAGAACAGAGCAATCAGAAAAATGGCTGCACCAAAAGCTGACTTAAATGGAGAAAGCATTCATGGTGGAGATGATGAAGATACCAACAATTCTGAAAGCGATGGTGAGAATATGCTTGAAGAGGTATCACATCCTCATCTGTGTCTGAAAGAGAAACAGCAGCTCAGTGAGTTTTCCACAGCAGAAAGTAAAGTATACTGTACAGACAAGAAAGAAGAGGGAATTACTGCATCCAACTCTCTTACTGTTGATCATCCTGAGCACACAAATATCATCTTACAAAATGTCGAAGATCCCGGACCCTTTGATGATATTGCTTGCACCTGCCATGAGGAAATTCCAGTGGGTGGAAAAGTTCACCAAGATGTCAATGAAGgcagaatttcaagtttgaaattTGATATTTACAAAGGTGACTCAGAACTGAACACTTCAGGGCCAACGGCTTCAACAAGTTTAGCTAAAGAGCCAGTTGATAAATCCAGAAGCCTAGCGACTGATGTATTTGTGGAATCAAGAGCAATTAATGATATGATTTCTTCTGCTTCCATATGTGAGCAACTAGGTGAACAAACTGCTCAGATTGAGGAAAGGAATGAAGATTCTCTGCAGGACAATCAGTTCCCAGTGACAGATTCAGAGCCTGATTGCAACTCTTGGGTAGTAGAGAAAACCCAAAGGGAAAAGCAAAAGCATGTGGGATTGTGGAACCTGATATATCAACATATGGTATCAGGTATTGCTTCAGACGATGAAATGCTGCCACCTCTTGATAAAATGGATAAGAAAGAACAAGGGGAAGATGCAAACACCTTGCCTGCAATGAACGATTCAGATTCTTGTTCACATTTTTCTGGAATAGATCAGGGCATGGAGGTGTATGATCATGATAGAGGCAGCCATAAGATTCAGCTTTACCAACGCAATGCCATTAAGTTGGTACAGGAAGCATTTGATAAAATCCTCTCAGAAATTCCTGACCACTCATCTGATGATCAATCAATCAATAATGACAGCATTTCAGACAAGGGAGAAAATATTCATAGTGCAAGTGGGGAAATAAGGATGTCAACTTCCTTCGATTCAGGTAAAGAAAGCATCGTACAAGATCAGGAAGAAATGGGGCTGAAAGAATATAATATAAATGAGCCAGAAGGAGGGAAAACACAATCCAACATAGGAAGCAAGTCTAACCAGCAAGCACCCAAGAGCTGGAGTAATCTGAAAAAGATAATTATCCTCAAGAGATTTGTTAAGGCGTTGGAAAAAGTGAGGAACTTCAATCCTCAGAAGCCACGGCATCTACCAGTACAGCTTGAACCTGAAGCAGAAAAGATTCATCTACGCCATCAGACCATGGAAGATAGAAAAAATTCTGAGGAATGGATGCTTGATTATGCACTTCAACAGGTTATTTCTACACTAGCCCCAGCTCAGAAGAGAAAAGTAGCTTTGCTTGTTCAGGCATTTGAAACATTAGTTCCATTACCGGAAACAGCTACGAGTCCGAGGTCTAATGTAGATGCTTCTTCACATGCAACTCCAGTTCAAACTTTTACTACTTCCTCACATGAAACAGGTTctggaaaagggaaagaaaccaaATTTGGTATCTCTCTTTGTAAAACATCACGCCCTAAAGAGGAGCAAGACCAAGTCAGTGACTCCTGCACAGCAGAAGAGGATGTTCCAGAGTCTTGTTCTGAGCTCAATGAACCAAGCTCAGAATCTGGTTCCACTCATACAGCACCAACTATTTTGACTTCTGAATTCACTTCCATAGGCTTGAAGCAAAAGGGTGCAGATCTCAAtcatggtaatggtgaccaaaaTTCCATTGCCAAAGATGATGACCCTGCATCTATTAATTACTGTTTAGTGGAGCTAAGAGAAGCACTTGACAAGCCTTCGAAGTCAGCTGATGTTGCAACTAGTTCTTATGATGAAGTTTCACTAAATGGAGAAGTTCTCCAAGAAGTGCCTAAAGAAGTAAGTTTGCTTTCTGCTTCAGAAGTCCAAGATCGCGATTTTGAATTCAACAGTGAAACATTGGAGTCAGATTGTCGAATCATTGTCACTGGTGAACGATCAGATGAACCCAAAAGCCAAATCCCAAAAAATTTTGAAGGATCAATTGCAGATTACAATGCACACACTCCTGTTTCTGTCTCTAAACTGCAGGAAGAATCATCTAAAGCCGCTGAAGGACAAACTGTGCTTCAAAATAAGTTTTTCCAACAATTTACTCCGCATGAAGAATCTAAATTCAGTTCTGCTGATTTAGCACAAGAAAAGCAGGTGGAAAAGCAGAAAAATATGAGACTTTGGTACTTAATATATAAGCACATGGTTTCAGGCAGTGCAAGTCTACTTGAGAAGGAGCCAGACAAGGAAGAACAAGCAGATGATGCCAACACATCTTATGGAATGAATAATGATTGTTCTTATGAAGGTTTTTCTCAGGATACAGATATGGAGAATCATAATGCAGGCAGCCACAAGATTGAACTCCAGCAGATTGAAGCCATAAGAATGGTTGAAGAAGCAATCGATGAAATACTGGTTCCAGGTATTCAAGATGACTCACCCAATGATCATTCAGTCAGCAGTGATGTAATTCTAGATCAGGAGCACCTTGAAAAGCAACCTGATAAAGGAGGGGTATTTTACATCTCAACTTACATTGGTTGTCCCAAAGAGAGTTATGGAGAATCTAACAGTACAAAAGTGGAGCAGAGCTCCATGCTGGATCCAAAAGAACCATGCCTGAATTCTGAGAACGGTGCCACAGCGGAAAAAGAAAAAGCTGTATTCAAGGAGGGAAATAAACCTAAACCACCAGCGCAGAAGAGCTGGTGCAATCTGAAAAAGCTGATCCTTCTTAAGAGATTCATCAAGGCATTGGAAAAGGTTGAAAAAATAAATTTGCGGGAGCCACGATTCTTGCCCTTGGACCCTGAGAAGGAGGCAGAAAAAGTTCATTTAAGGCATCAAGATATGGAGGATAAGAAAAATGCTGATGAATGGATGCTCGATTATGCACTTCAACAAGTTGTTGCTAAACTAACTCCAGCTCGGAAAAGAAAAGTGCAGTTGCTTGTTGAAGCTTTTGAGACAGTCAGTCCTACTATTGGAAGTTGA